actactacttatggtggtacatcttcagaggatccctaggattatttagacagctgtcatgaggttcttcggaacatggggatagtggagaccaatggggtcgattttgctgcttttcgtctgtcaggttctgccaagatttggtggagggattattgtttggctaggccaGCTGGGTCGCCTACCttgacttgggattagttctcttagctatttctagagaagtttcttcctatcactcagagggaggactattggaggcagtttgagcgtatccaatagggttctatgaccgtcactcagtacgagaccagatttattgctTTGGCCTATCATGCTCTTAATATACTTCCCAccgaaagagagagagagagagagggtaaggaggttcattgagaGACTCACTCAGTCGATTCaattgtagatggctaaggagatcgGGAGAGAGATTCCTTtttaggatgcggccaatgtggccaggagagttgagatagtTCTATCGTAGGGGAGTGGTCAAGGTtctaacaagaggcctcgtcattcaagcAGGTTcatggtgcctcatctggaggcagagattcttttggtaggggccattctcccaggccgtttcattcagtagttcagacttctcatggtgctttaggtggccgtggttctcatgtGCAGTATTATGATCAGCAATCCTACCgtgcaccatcagctcctattAGAGCACCTCTACTTTAGAGCTATTGTCATGGTCAGCCGGCCTACCAGGGTCAGTATCAGTTTCCTTAGTCGCATCACTCAGTtggatgctttgagtgcggtgagtattGTCATATCTGGAGGGCTTGTCCaagattagtgggtgttcagtcACAACAGTAGGGTTcctgtgccatggttcaggcaccaggtgttccaccgcctactcaaccagctaggggtgggggtagaggtgctagaggtggaggtagaggtattagaggtggaggttaggcctctagaggtggaggccagccaacaggaGGCCGTCCTAGGGACGTAGCTCAGAGTGGTGGGgctcagccccgatgttatgatctttcagccaggcctgaggctgaggcctccgatgcaaTTATCACATGTACCTTTCTGGTCTATAGTAGAGATgattcagttctatttgatccagggtatatatactcctatgtgtaatcttattttgccccgtatctggttatgcctagtgattatttgagtgctcatgtatatgtgtctacaccggtaggtgatttTACTGTGGTAGATTGTGTCTATTGTTCATGTATAGTtgcgattgggggtcttgagacccaagtagatttgttacttttggatatggtcgattttgatgtcatattagggatggactggttatcaccttatcacactattttggactatcatgccaagaatgtgaccttagctttgccaGGTCTACCTCATTTAAAGTGGAGGGGTACTCATGGTTACTCCacccgtagggttatctcatatatgaaggctcgacgtatggttgagaagggatgtttggcctatttggcatatgtttgtgattctggTGCCGAGATTCCTTTAATGGATTATATGCCTATTGTTTatgagtttctagaggtatttcctgcagacctgccaggtatgtcgcccgacagggatattgacttttgcattgatttggctccgggcactcagcccatttctattctgtcgtatcagATGGCTCTGCCAgggttgaaggaattgaaagaatagttgcaagacttgcttgataagggcttcattagacctagtgtctctcgTTGGgatgcgccggtgttgtttgttaagaagaaggacggatcgatgaggatgtttatagattatcggtagttgaacaaggtcacaatcaggaataagtatccattgtcgaggattgatgatttgtttgatcaacttcagggtgccaaggtgttttcaaagattgatttaagatctggctaccatcagttgaggattagggcgtccgatgtccctaagatagcttttcgcactcggtacgggcattatgagttcttgtgatgtcattcgggttgacaaattccctagcaactttcatggatttgatgaaccgagtgttcaagccttacttggatcccttcgtgatagtcttcattgatgatattttgatatattcctccAACCAGGAAGACCATGAGCAACATCTAAGAGGTgtttttcagactttgagagatagtcagttgtatgctaagttttcgaagtatgAGTTCTAGTTGGGATCAGTTgccttcttgggtcacgttgtatcagcagagggtattcaggtggatctgaagaagatagagacaGTCAAGGACTaacctagacccgcatcagctacagagatccggagtttcttaggtttggcgggatattaccgtcggtttgtggaggggttttcatctattgcagcctcgatgaccaggttgacccagaagg
The Nicotiana sylvestris chromosome 11, ASM39365v2, whole genome shotgun sequence DNA segment above includes these coding regions:
- the LOC138881512 gene encoding uncharacterized protein, with the protein product MVQAPGVPPPTQPARGGGRGARGGGRGIRGGVAIGGLETQVDLLLLDMVDFDVILGMDWLSPYHTILDYHAKNVTLALPGLPHLKWRGTHGYSTRRVISYMKARRMVEKGCLAYLAYVCDSGAEIPLMDYMPIVYEFLEVFPADLPGMSPDRDIDFCIDLAPGTQPISILSYQMALPGLKELKE